The following are encoded together in the Balearica regulorum gibbericeps isolate bBalReg1 chromosome 31, bBalReg1.pri, whole genome shotgun sequence genome:
- the LOC104632786 gene encoding IgGFc-binding protein isoform X1, whose protein sequence is MDGCPCRGKGDVPLRVWTVVFWGLFYLFSVSASASRHLGEDFVVGFMQNGLQQTLNSDFKLLITGYSPFTSVTISMKKPGLRMTVQATTGQTILVKIPPQAEMVGSKTFDNTVVVRANNAISLVMVNEKPTSIDSAVVYPMHSWGTEYHVVTPNVGTDRYGEFVVAAWDEPTMVDVHLKATVTYQGRSYPRGSVLPIRLEPFQAAQLQSPSDMSGTRIVAQKPVAVFTGHTCLARFANCDHLVEQLQPVSSWGTTFIVPPLPFETQSDIIYVSTSQPTRVESQHGVTKTVRELRPSRSTFYGLQASNTLYLSANAGIQVIFFADGGNKDAISYDPFFMTIPDVSSYCHSYNIFALDGYDNYALLIAKTSETSGMMLNKVPLRNIAWKPVPGTDYSWAGQSLGNQFAVHTVEHKTSPFGLLSIGIRDQKAYGSAAVCDSDPCRLVKCRAKETCKMEKGEAVCVHDYMGTCMGSQSLQYHTFDGMTVDIRGGCTYTIAKYCGNDPTLVPFVVEEKKSDGNFKEWLTNIYVYAYNISIQRGEGGKIQVNNKPTSLPATLEAGKIQISQNEGRTILETDFGLQVTYDEDWAIMVAVPSSYFGATCGLCGNFNEDTEDEMTLSDDTQAAGVEDWAESWRDPSCQDDCGDQETLQDTAGCAQRCPKNSHFEACGTSCPATCADPKAPTSCSKPCVASCQCNKGFVLHNDSCVPVETCRCFHNGRSYKIREEFWEDGSCQSRCRCEVGGKVACKKAGCKAHEKCVTVNGVPSCQANKYFTCIGTGDPHYTTFDGLRYDFQGTCIYQFAALCTQDPKLVPFTVKVENNNRGSKAVSFTKTVTLEVYGNVISMSQEHPRKVKVNGAFVELPFTQKGQFELYHSGVHGFARTAFGLRVSFDWYSYARVILPDAYAGAVCGLCGNANRDADDDFITRDGKRAADEIQLADSWKVGDVSGCSAGCVGDCPVCNEEQKKPYRGDDYCGVISRTGGPFRACHDVINPAPFLEDCAFDACHYKGHRDTLCKAIAAYVTECQSHGVSVEQWRMPSFCGPSCPRHSHYELCGSSCPATCRRRTVPEDCTSVLCVEGCFCDEGFVLSGDECVPAGECGCEHRDRYYKKGEDFYASCRERCRCKANGVVECEEVFCSAHEECRVEDGVLGCYPAGYGRLVVSGDPHYVTFDGRAFDLLGSCTYVLARLCKPEPRLTNFSVLLEHDVGGRGNVALMKRVIISIHGYTVSMERGRKWEVMVDGERYTLPLVTENKKLRIVQEGNNIVLQTTAGLRLLYNVATYLLVTIPDAYRGRVCGLGGNYNGDPGDDFRLPGGSLAQSTEEFVTSWKMPMEDRACTDGCNGKVCPVCDATDTASYVTSDSCGLIRDPAGPFRLCHPRVSPVEYFNHCLHDVCAADGARDVLCHSLQAYAAACQAAGAEIARWRTTTFCPLSCPPHSHYELCTRTCDFTCASLSVPAPCSWTCFEGCQCDDGYLFDGEACVSLEQCGCMHRGRYFKAGETIVSNNCSTKCNCHPSRGLVCEDVRCPPDETCATQDGVQRCVKLEGRCQVSPGAFLTTFDGARGKLLASGTYKVAALCNEQSPNWFKVVVEVSECREDSIPAAVAVFIFFREAFITVNNNMEVWVNGLFTRLPAVVSKAVSLSTVAENVTISHTSGMDVLFSPKGEVTVTVGATLVNRLCAPCGNFNGDPSDDLKLPDGRVVRSIAEVVDAWKARDFSGCHASNLVRMEVEAPVYPMQ, encoded by the exons ATGGATGGCTGCCCGTGTCGGGGAAAAGGTGATGTTCCGCTGCGGGTCTGGACTGTCGTGTTTTGGG GTCTTTTTTACTTGTTCAGTGTCTCTGCGTCGGCTTCACGTCACCTGGGGGAAGACTTCGTGGTGGGCTTCATGCAAAATGGTTTGCAGCAGACCCTCAACAGCGACTTCAAGCTGCTCATCACAGGTTATTCACCCTTCACATCCGTAACCATCTCCATGAAGAAGCCAGGCTTGAGGATGACGGTGCAGGCGACCACAGGTCAAACCATCCTGGTGAAGATCCCACCCCAAGCAGAGATGGTGGGAAGTAAAACCTTCGATAACACCGTGGTGGTGAGGGCCAACAACGCCATCTCCTTGGTGATGGTCAATGAGAAACCCACCTCGATTGATTCAGCTGTGGTATACCCCATGCACAGTTGGGGCACGGAGTACCACGTTGTGACACCCAACGTTGGCACCGACCGCTATGGCGAGTTCGTGGTGGCCGCCTGGGATGAGCCCACCATGGTTGACGTGCACCTCAAAGCCACAGTGACCTATCAAGGCCGGTCTTACCCCCGAGGCTCGGTGCTCCCCATCAGACTGGAGCCTTTCCAAGCAGCCCAACTCCAAAGCCCGTCTGATATGTCTGGCACAAGGATCGTGGCACAGAAACCCGTGGCCGTCTTCACTGGCCACACTTGCTTGGCCAGGTTTGCCAATTGCGACCATCTGgtggagcagctccagcccgTTTCCAGCTGGGGCACCACCTTCATCGTGCCGCCGTTGCCTTTCGAGACTCAGTCTGATATCATCTACGTCTCCACCTCCCAGCCAACACGCGTGGAGTCTCAACACGGCGTGACCAAGACCGTTCGGGAGCTACGACCCAGCCGGTCAACGTTCTATGGACTCCAAGCCTCAAACACCTTGTACCTCTCTGCCAACGCTGGAATCCAGGTCATTTTTTTTGCCGACGGCGGTAATAAAGATGCCATCTCTTATGACCCGTTTTTTATGACCATCCCAGATGTCTCCAGCTACTGCCACTCCTATAACATCTTCGCCTTGGACGGTTATGATAATTATGCCCTGCTGATAGCCAAGACCTCGGAGACGTCTGGAATGATGCTCAACAAAGTACCGTTGAGAAATATCGCGTGGAAGCCCGTCCCGGGCACCGATTACTCCTGGGCCGGGCAGAGTTTGGGCAATCAATTCGCCGTCCATACGGTGGAACACAAGACGTCTCCTTTTGGGTTGCTCAGCATAGGGATCCGGGACCAAAAAGCCTACGGGTCGGCAGCCGTTTGCGACAGCG ATCCCTGCCGCCTCGTGAAATGCCGGGCGAAGGAGACGTGCAAGATGGAGAAGGGAGAGGCCGTGTGCGTGCACGACTACATGGGAACCTGCATGGGGTCGCAATCCCTGCAGTACCACACCTTCGACGGGATGACCGTGGACATCCGGGGTGGCTGCACCTACACCATTGCCAAATATTGCGGCAACGATCCCACCTTGGTGCCTTTCGTcgtggaggagaagaagagtGACGGCAATTTTAAGGAGTGGTTGACCAACATCTATGTGTACGCCTACAACATCTCCAtccagagaggagagggaggcaaaatccag GTCAACAACAAACCCACCAGCCTACCAGCCACCTTGGAAGCTGGGAAGATCCAGATCTCCCAAAACGAGGGTCGGACCATCCTGGAAACGGACTTTGGGCTGCAGGTGACCTACGATGAAGACTGGGCCATAATGGTGGCGGTGCCCAGCAGCTATTTCGGGGCCACCTGTGGACTCTGCGGCAACTTCAACGAGGACACGGAGGACGAGATGACACTTTCTGATGACACTCAGGCTGCCGGTGTGGAGGACTGGGCCGAGAGCTGGCGAGATCCTTCCTGCCAGGATGATTGTGGAGACCAGGAGACTCTGCAGGACACGGCAGGTTGTG CTCAGAGATGCCCCAAAAACAGCCACTTTGAGGCCTGCGGGACATCGTGCCCTGCCACCTGCGCCGACCCCAAAGCCCCCACGTCCTGCAGCAAGCCATGCGTGGCGAGCTGCCAGTGCAACAAGGGCTTTGTCCTCCACAATGACTCATGCGTCCCAGTGGAGACCTGCAGGTGTTTCCACAATGGTCGCTCCTACAAGATCCGGGAGGAATTTTGGGAGGATGGGAGCTGCCAGAGCCGATGCCGATGCGAGGTGGGGGGCAAGGTGGCTTGCAAGAAGGCTGGTTGCAAAGCCCATGAGAAATGCGTCACGGTCAACGGCGTCCCCAGCTGCCAGGCGAACAAGTATTTTACCTGCATCGGGACGGGAGATCCTCATTACACCACCTTTGACGGGTTGAGATATGACTTCCAAGGGACTTGCATCTACCAGTTCGCAGCCCTTTGCACCCAGGACCCCAAACTGGTCCCCTTCACCGTCAAGGTGGAGAACAACAACCGGGGCAGCAAAGCCGTGTCCTTCACCAAAACCGTCACATTGGAGGTCTACGGCAACGTCATCAGCATGAGCCAGGAGCATCCGCGCAAGGTCAAG GTCAACGGCGCCTTCGTGGAGCTCCCGTTCACCCAGAAAGGTCAATTCGAGCTCTACCACAGCGGCGTCCACGGCTTTGCCCGCACCGCCTTCGGCTTGCGGGTGAGCTTCGACTGGTACAGCTACGCCCGCGTCATCCTCCCCGACGCCTACGCCGGCGCCGTCTGCGGCCTCTGCGGCAACGCCAACCGCGACGCCGACGATGACTTCATCACCCGCGACGGCAAACGGGCCGCGGATGAAATCCAACTGGCTGATAGCTGGAAGGTGGGAGACGTCTCCGGTTGTTCAGCCGGTTGTGTAGGGGATTGCCCGGTGTGCAAcgaggagcagaaaaagccCTACCGCGGTGACGACTACTGCGGGGTGATCTCCAGAACTGGGGGGCCCTTCCGGGCTTGTCATGACGTCATCAACCCCGCGCCCTTCCTCGAAGATTGCGCCTTTGACGCCTGCCACTACAAAGGCCACCGGGACACCTTATGCAAAGCCATCGCCGCCTACGTGACAGAGTGCCAGAGCCACGGCGTCAGCGTGGAGCAGTGGAGGATGCCGTCCTTCTGCG GTCCCTCCTGTCCCCGTCATTCACACTACGAGCTCTGCGGGAGCAGCTGCCCGGCTACGTGTCGGCGCCGCACCGTCCCCGAGGACTGCACATCGGTGCTGTGCGTCGAAGGCTGCTTCTGCGACGAGGGCTTCGTCCTCAGTGGCGATGAGTGCGTGCCGGCGGGTGAGTGTGGCTGTGAGCACCGGGACCGCTACTACAAGAAGGGTGAGGATTTCTACGCCTCATGCCGGGAGAGATGCCGTTGTAAAGCCAACGGGGTGGTGGAGTGCGAGGAGGTCTTCTGTAGCGCCCACGAAGAGTGTCGAGTAGAGGATGGGGTGTTGGGGTGCTACCCCGCCGGCTACGGGCGGCTGGTGGTGTCAGGCGACCCACACTACGTGACGTTCGACGGGCGAGCCTTCGACCTCCTGGGTTCTTGCACCTACGTCCTGGCACGGCTCTGCAAGCCGGAACCGCGGCTGACGAACTTCTCGGTGCTGCTGGAGCACGACGTGGGCGGTCGGGGCAACGTGGCCCTGATGAAGAGGGTGATCATCTCCATCCACGGCTACACGGTCAGCATGGAGAGGGGACGGAAGTGGGAGGTGATG GTGGATGGGGAGCGCTACACGCTGCCGCTGGTGACAGAGAACAAGAAGCTACGGATCGTCCAAGAAGGGAACAACATCGTTCTCCAGACCACCGCCGGTCTCCGGCTCCTCTACAACGTGGCCACCTACCTCCTCGTCACCATCCCCGACGCCTACCGGGGTCGCGTGTGCGGACTGGGTGGTAACTACAACGGGGACCCCGGTGACGACTTCCGGCTGCCCGGCGGGTCCCTGGCACAAAGCACCGAGGAATTTGTCACCTCCTGGAAGATGCCGATGGAGGACAGAGCGTGCACGGATGGCTGCAACGGCAAGGTCTGCCCCGTGTGCGATGCCACCGACACGGCTTCCTATGTCACCAGCGATTCCTGCGGGCTCATTCGGGACCCAGCGGGACCTTTCAGGCTGTGTCACCCACGGGTGAGCCCGGTGGAGTATTTCAACCACTGCCTCCACGACGTCTGTGCTGCTGATGGTGCCCGTGATGTTCTGTGCCACAGCCTCCAAGCCTACGCCGCTGCTTGCCAAGCTGCCGGTGCTGAGATCGCCAGGTGGAGAACGACCACTTTTTGCC CCCTGTCCTGCCCACCCCACAGCCACTACGAGCTCTGCACCCGTACGTGCGACTTCACCTGCGCCAGCCTCTCCGTGCCGGCCCCGTGCAGCTGGACGTGCTTCGAGGGCTGCCAGTGCGACGATGGATACCTCTTCGATGGAGAAGCCTGTGTGTCCCTGGAGCAGTGTGGTTGCATGCATCGGGGACGGTATTTCAAG GCGGGTGAGACCATCGTCTCCAACAACTGCTCCACAAAATGCAATTGCCACCCATCCCGGGGACTTGTCTGTGAGGACGTACGGTGTCCCCCGGATGAGACCTGTGCCACGCAGGACGGGGTGCAGCGGTGTGTCAAGCTGGAAGGTCGGTGCCAGGTCTCCCCGGGGGCCTTCTTGACCACGTTTGACGGGGCCAGAGGAAAGCTCCTCGCCAGCGGCACCTACAAAGTGGCCGCCCTCTGCAACGAGCAGTCACCCAACTGGTTCAAGGTGGTAGTGGAGGTCAGCGAGTGCCGGGAAGACAGCATCCCGGCCGCCGTGGCCGTCTTCATCTTCTTCCGAGAAGCTTTTATCACTGTGAATAACAACATGGAGGTGTGG GTGAATGGTCTTTTCACCCGCCTTCCAGCTGTGGTGTCCAAAGCCGTCTCCTTGAGCACGGTGGCGGAGAACGTCACCATCTCCCATACGTCGGGGATGGATGTGCTCTTCAGCCCCAAAGGGGAGGTGACGGTGACCGTAGGGGCCACCTTGGTCAACCGACTCTGCGCTCCCTGCGGCAACTTCAATGGTGACCCCAGCGATGACCTGAAGCTGCCCGATGGCCGGGTTGTGAGGAGCATCGCAGAGGTCGTTGATGCCTGGAAAGCCAGGGATTTTTCGGGATG ccACGCCTCCAACCTCGTGCGGATGGAAGTGGAAGCTCCCGTCTACCCTATGCAGTAG
- the LOC104632786 gene encoding IgGFc-binding protein isoform X2 has product MDGCPCRGKGDVPLRVWTVVFWGLFYLFSVSASASRHLGEDFVVGFMQNGLQQTLNSDFKLLITGYSPFTSVTISMKKPGLRMTVQATTGQTILVKIPPQAEMVGSKTFDNTVVVRANNAISLVMVNEKPTSIDSAVVYPMHSWGTEYHVVTPNVGTDRYGEFVVAAWDEPTMVDVHLKATVTYQGRSYPRGSVLPIRLEPFQAAQLQSPSDMSGTRIVAQKPVAVFTGHTCLARFANCDHLVEQLQPVSSWGTTFIVPPLPFETQSDIIYVSTSQPTRVESQHGVTKTVRELRPSRSTFYGLQASNTLYLSANAGIQVIFFADGGNKDAISYDPFFMTIPDVSSYCHSYNIFALDGYDNYALLIAKTSETSGMMLNKVPLRNIAWKPVPGTDYSWAGQSLGNQFAVHTVEHKTSPFGLLSIGIRDQKAYGSAAVCDSDPCRLVKCRAKETCKMEKGEAVCVHDYMGTCMGSQSLQYHTFDGMTVDIRGGCTYTIAKYCGNDPTLVPFVVEEKKSDGNFKEWLTNIYVYAYNISIQRGEGGKIQVNNKPTSLPATLEAGKIQISQNEGRTILETDFGLQVTYDEDWAIMVAVPSSYFGATCGLCGNFNEDTEDEMTLSDDTQAAGVEDWAESWRDPSCQDDCGDQETLQDTAGCAQRCPKNSHFEACGTSCPATCADPKAPTSCSKPCVASCQCNKGFVLHNDSCVPVETCRCFHNGRSYKIREEFWEDGSCQSRCRCEVGGKVACKKAGCKAHEKCVTVNGVPSCQANKYFTCIGTGDPHYTTFDGLRYDFQGTCIYQFAALCTQDPKLVPFTVKVENNNRGSKAVSFTKTVTLEVYGNVISMSQEHPRKVKVNGAFVELPFTQKGQFELYHSGVHGFARTAFGLRVSFDWYSYARVILPDAYAGAVCGLCGNANRDADDDFITRDGKRAADEIQLADSWKVGDVSGCSAGCVGDCPVCNEEQKKPYRGDDYCGVISRTGGPFRACHDVINPAPFLEDCAFDACHYKGHRDTLCKAIAAYVTECQSHGVSVEQWRMPSFCGPSCPRHSHYELCGSSCPATCRRRTVPEDCTSVLCVEGCFCDEGFVLSGDECVPAGECGCEHRDRYYKKGEDFYASCRERCRCKANGVVECEEVFCSAHEECRVEDGVLGCYPAGYGRLVVSGDPHYVTFDGRAFDLLGSCTYVLARLCKPEPRLTNFSVLLEHDVGGRGNVALMKRVIISIHGYTVSMERGRKWEVMVDGERYTLPLVTENKKLRIVQEGNNIVLQTTAGLRLLYNVATYLLVTIPDAYRGRVCGLGGNYNGDPGDDFRLPGGSLAQSTEEFVTSWKMPMEDRACTDGCNGKVCPVCDATDTASYVTSDSCGLIRDPAGPFRLCHPRVSPVEYFNHCLHDVCAADGARDVLCHSLQAYAAACQAAGAEIARWRTTTFCPLSCPPHSHYELCTRTCDFTCASLSVPAPCSWTCFEGCQCDDGYLFDGEACVSLEQCGCMHRGRYFKAGETIVSNNCSTKCNCHPSRGLVCEDVRCPPDETCATQDGVQRCVKLEGRCQVSPGAFLTTFDGARGKLLASGTYKVAALCNEQSPNWFKVVVEVSECREDSIPAAVAVFIFFREAFITVNNNMEVWVNGLFTRLPAVVSKAVSLSTVAENVTISHTSGMDVLFSPKGEVTVTVGATLVNRLCAPCGNFNGDPSDDLKLPDGRVVRSIAEVVDAWKARDFSGCD; this is encoded by the exons ATGGATGGCTGCCCGTGTCGGGGAAAAGGTGATGTTCCGCTGCGGGTCTGGACTGTCGTGTTTTGGG GTCTTTTTTACTTGTTCAGTGTCTCTGCGTCGGCTTCACGTCACCTGGGGGAAGACTTCGTGGTGGGCTTCATGCAAAATGGTTTGCAGCAGACCCTCAACAGCGACTTCAAGCTGCTCATCACAGGTTATTCACCCTTCACATCCGTAACCATCTCCATGAAGAAGCCAGGCTTGAGGATGACGGTGCAGGCGACCACAGGTCAAACCATCCTGGTGAAGATCCCACCCCAAGCAGAGATGGTGGGAAGTAAAACCTTCGATAACACCGTGGTGGTGAGGGCCAACAACGCCATCTCCTTGGTGATGGTCAATGAGAAACCCACCTCGATTGATTCAGCTGTGGTATACCCCATGCACAGTTGGGGCACGGAGTACCACGTTGTGACACCCAACGTTGGCACCGACCGCTATGGCGAGTTCGTGGTGGCCGCCTGGGATGAGCCCACCATGGTTGACGTGCACCTCAAAGCCACAGTGACCTATCAAGGCCGGTCTTACCCCCGAGGCTCGGTGCTCCCCATCAGACTGGAGCCTTTCCAAGCAGCCCAACTCCAAAGCCCGTCTGATATGTCTGGCACAAGGATCGTGGCACAGAAACCCGTGGCCGTCTTCACTGGCCACACTTGCTTGGCCAGGTTTGCCAATTGCGACCATCTGgtggagcagctccagcccgTTTCCAGCTGGGGCACCACCTTCATCGTGCCGCCGTTGCCTTTCGAGACTCAGTCTGATATCATCTACGTCTCCACCTCCCAGCCAACACGCGTGGAGTCTCAACACGGCGTGACCAAGACCGTTCGGGAGCTACGACCCAGCCGGTCAACGTTCTATGGACTCCAAGCCTCAAACACCTTGTACCTCTCTGCCAACGCTGGAATCCAGGTCATTTTTTTTGCCGACGGCGGTAATAAAGATGCCATCTCTTATGACCCGTTTTTTATGACCATCCCAGATGTCTCCAGCTACTGCCACTCCTATAACATCTTCGCCTTGGACGGTTATGATAATTATGCCCTGCTGATAGCCAAGACCTCGGAGACGTCTGGAATGATGCTCAACAAAGTACCGTTGAGAAATATCGCGTGGAAGCCCGTCCCGGGCACCGATTACTCCTGGGCCGGGCAGAGTTTGGGCAATCAATTCGCCGTCCATACGGTGGAACACAAGACGTCTCCTTTTGGGTTGCTCAGCATAGGGATCCGGGACCAAAAAGCCTACGGGTCGGCAGCCGTTTGCGACAGCG ATCCCTGCCGCCTCGTGAAATGCCGGGCGAAGGAGACGTGCAAGATGGAGAAGGGAGAGGCCGTGTGCGTGCACGACTACATGGGAACCTGCATGGGGTCGCAATCCCTGCAGTACCACACCTTCGACGGGATGACCGTGGACATCCGGGGTGGCTGCACCTACACCATTGCCAAATATTGCGGCAACGATCCCACCTTGGTGCCTTTCGTcgtggaggagaagaagagtGACGGCAATTTTAAGGAGTGGTTGACCAACATCTATGTGTACGCCTACAACATCTCCAtccagagaggagagggaggcaaaatccag GTCAACAACAAACCCACCAGCCTACCAGCCACCTTGGAAGCTGGGAAGATCCAGATCTCCCAAAACGAGGGTCGGACCATCCTGGAAACGGACTTTGGGCTGCAGGTGACCTACGATGAAGACTGGGCCATAATGGTGGCGGTGCCCAGCAGCTATTTCGGGGCCACCTGTGGACTCTGCGGCAACTTCAACGAGGACACGGAGGACGAGATGACACTTTCTGATGACACTCAGGCTGCCGGTGTGGAGGACTGGGCCGAGAGCTGGCGAGATCCTTCCTGCCAGGATGATTGTGGAGACCAGGAGACTCTGCAGGACACGGCAGGTTGTG CTCAGAGATGCCCCAAAAACAGCCACTTTGAGGCCTGCGGGACATCGTGCCCTGCCACCTGCGCCGACCCCAAAGCCCCCACGTCCTGCAGCAAGCCATGCGTGGCGAGCTGCCAGTGCAACAAGGGCTTTGTCCTCCACAATGACTCATGCGTCCCAGTGGAGACCTGCAGGTGTTTCCACAATGGTCGCTCCTACAAGATCCGGGAGGAATTTTGGGAGGATGGGAGCTGCCAGAGCCGATGCCGATGCGAGGTGGGGGGCAAGGTGGCTTGCAAGAAGGCTGGTTGCAAAGCCCATGAGAAATGCGTCACGGTCAACGGCGTCCCCAGCTGCCAGGCGAACAAGTATTTTACCTGCATCGGGACGGGAGATCCTCATTACACCACCTTTGACGGGTTGAGATATGACTTCCAAGGGACTTGCATCTACCAGTTCGCAGCCCTTTGCACCCAGGACCCCAAACTGGTCCCCTTCACCGTCAAGGTGGAGAACAACAACCGGGGCAGCAAAGCCGTGTCCTTCACCAAAACCGTCACATTGGAGGTCTACGGCAACGTCATCAGCATGAGCCAGGAGCATCCGCGCAAGGTCAAG GTCAACGGCGCCTTCGTGGAGCTCCCGTTCACCCAGAAAGGTCAATTCGAGCTCTACCACAGCGGCGTCCACGGCTTTGCCCGCACCGCCTTCGGCTTGCGGGTGAGCTTCGACTGGTACAGCTACGCCCGCGTCATCCTCCCCGACGCCTACGCCGGCGCCGTCTGCGGCCTCTGCGGCAACGCCAACCGCGACGCCGACGATGACTTCATCACCCGCGACGGCAAACGGGCCGCGGATGAAATCCAACTGGCTGATAGCTGGAAGGTGGGAGACGTCTCCGGTTGTTCAGCCGGTTGTGTAGGGGATTGCCCGGTGTGCAAcgaggagcagaaaaagccCTACCGCGGTGACGACTACTGCGGGGTGATCTCCAGAACTGGGGGGCCCTTCCGGGCTTGTCATGACGTCATCAACCCCGCGCCCTTCCTCGAAGATTGCGCCTTTGACGCCTGCCACTACAAAGGCCACCGGGACACCTTATGCAAAGCCATCGCCGCCTACGTGACAGAGTGCCAGAGCCACGGCGTCAGCGTGGAGCAGTGGAGGATGCCGTCCTTCTGCG GTCCCTCCTGTCCCCGTCATTCACACTACGAGCTCTGCGGGAGCAGCTGCCCGGCTACGTGTCGGCGCCGCACCGTCCCCGAGGACTGCACATCGGTGCTGTGCGTCGAAGGCTGCTTCTGCGACGAGGGCTTCGTCCTCAGTGGCGATGAGTGCGTGCCGGCGGGTGAGTGTGGCTGTGAGCACCGGGACCGCTACTACAAGAAGGGTGAGGATTTCTACGCCTCATGCCGGGAGAGATGCCGTTGTAAAGCCAACGGGGTGGTGGAGTGCGAGGAGGTCTTCTGTAGCGCCCACGAAGAGTGTCGAGTAGAGGATGGGGTGTTGGGGTGCTACCCCGCCGGCTACGGGCGGCTGGTGGTGTCAGGCGACCCACACTACGTGACGTTCGACGGGCGAGCCTTCGACCTCCTGGGTTCTTGCACCTACGTCCTGGCACGGCTCTGCAAGCCGGAACCGCGGCTGACGAACTTCTCGGTGCTGCTGGAGCACGACGTGGGCGGTCGGGGCAACGTGGCCCTGATGAAGAGGGTGATCATCTCCATCCACGGCTACACGGTCAGCATGGAGAGGGGACGGAAGTGGGAGGTGATG GTGGATGGGGAGCGCTACACGCTGCCGCTGGTGACAGAGAACAAGAAGCTACGGATCGTCCAAGAAGGGAACAACATCGTTCTCCAGACCACCGCCGGTCTCCGGCTCCTCTACAACGTGGCCACCTACCTCCTCGTCACCATCCCCGACGCCTACCGGGGTCGCGTGTGCGGACTGGGTGGTAACTACAACGGGGACCCCGGTGACGACTTCCGGCTGCCCGGCGGGTCCCTGGCACAAAGCACCGAGGAATTTGTCACCTCCTGGAAGATGCCGATGGAGGACAGAGCGTGCACGGATGGCTGCAACGGCAAGGTCTGCCCCGTGTGCGATGCCACCGACACGGCTTCCTATGTCACCAGCGATTCCTGCGGGCTCATTCGGGACCCAGCGGGACCTTTCAGGCTGTGTCACCCACGGGTGAGCCCGGTGGAGTATTTCAACCACTGCCTCCACGACGTCTGTGCTGCTGATGGTGCCCGTGATGTTCTGTGCCACAGCCTCCAAGCCTACGCCGCTGCTTGCCAAGCTGCCGGTGCTGAGATCGCCAGGTGGAGAACGACCACTTTTTGCC CCCTGTCCTGCCCACCCCACAGCCACTACGAGCTCTGCACCCGTACGTGCGACTTCACCTGCGCCAGCCTCTCCGTGCCGGCCCCGTGCAGCTGGACGTGCTTCGAGGGCTGCCAGTGCGACGATGGATACCTCTTCGATGGAGAAGCCTGTGTGTCCCTGGAGCAGTGTGGTTGCATGCATCGGGGACGGTATTTCAAG GCGGGTGAGACCATCGTCTCCAACAACTGCTCCACAAAATGCAATTGCCACCCATCCCGGGGACTTGTCTGTGAGGACGTACGGTGTCCCCCGGATGAGACCTGTGCCACGCAGGACGGGGTGCAGCGGTGTGTCAAGCTGGAAGGTCGGTGCCAGGTCTCCCCGGGGGCCTTCTTGACCACGTTTGACGGGGCCAGAGGAAAGCTCCTCGCCAGCGGCACCTACAAAGTGGCCGCCCTCTGCAACGAGCAGTCACCCAACTGGTTCAAGGTGGTAGTGGAGGTCAGCGAGTGCCGGGAAGACAGCATCCCGGCCGCCGTGGCCGTCTTCATCTTCTTCCGAGAAGCTTTTATCACTGTGAATAACAACATGGAGGTGTGG GTGAATGGTCTTTTCACCCGCCTTCCAGCTGTGGTGTCCAAAGCCGTCTCCTTGAGCACGGTGGCGGAGAACGTCACCATCTCCCATACGTCGGGGATGGATGTGCTCTTCAGCCCCAAAGGGGAGGTGACGGTGACCGTAGGGGCCACCTTGGTCAACCGACTCTGCGCTCCCTGCGGCAACTTCAATGGTGACCCCAGCGATGACCTGAAGCTGCCCGATGGCCGGGTTGTGAGGAGCATCGCAGAGGTCGTTGATGCCTGGAAAGCCAGGGATTTTTCGGGATG CGACTGA